Proteins encoded within one genomic window of Flavobacterium gilvum:
- a CDS encoding peptidylprolyl isomerase → MKKSILFAMFLIATLISCNKKHSNLPDGLYAEIETNRGSILLELDYKKAPVTVANFITLAEGDNEFIVNDTLRGKPFFNGLKFHRVIKEFMIQTGDPLGTGSGDTGYKFKDEFSDLRFDKGGMLAMANNGPGTNSSQFFITHLETPWLDGLHTIFGHVVNYDLEVVNKIEQDDFIKSVTIIRNGEDAKKFDAKKTFYDYFKIESENQKRKVEAEAAAKKEYEAKYKAVCDQKIASFAELKGKSTKTSTGLRYVITKKGTGKKPAAGTTVYIHYAGFLENGILFDTSEAETAKTFGKFIPEKAAANQYVPIPFQAGSKSGLIPGFIEGIEKMAIGDKATLFIPSYLAYGEAGAGEVIPPNANIIFEIELMDKMSN, encoded by the coding sequence ATGAAAAAAAGCATTTTATTTGCAATGTTCCTCATTGCAACTTTAATTTCCTGTAATAAAAAACACAGCAATCTACCCGATGGTTTATATGCCGAAATCGAAACCAACCGAGGCAGCATTTTATTAGAATTGGATTATAAAAAAGCGCCGGTAACCGTTGCCAATTTCATAACCTTGGCCGAGGGCGACAATGAATTTATTGTTAATGACACTCTTAGAGGAAAACCTTTTTTCAACGGATTGAAATTTCATCGCGTAATCAAGGAGTTTATGATACAAACCGGAGATCCGCTGGGAACAGGATCTGGAGATACCGGTTATAAATTCAAAGACGAATTCAGCGATTTAAGATTTGACAAAGGCGGAATGTTGGCTATGGCCAATAATGGTCCGGGAACAAACAGCAGTCAGTTTTTTATCACGCATTTAGAAACGCCTTGGCTGGATGGACTTCACACTATTTTTGGACATGTTGTAAATTATGATTTGGAAGTAGTCAATAAAATTGAACAGGATGATTTTATCAAAAGCGTAACAATCATCAGAAATGGTGAAGATGCCAAAAAATTTGATGCCAAAAAGACTTTTTATGATTATTTCAAAATAGAATCTGAAAACCAAAAAAGAAAAGTAGAAGCCGAAGCCGCTGCCAAAAAAGAATACGAAGCCAAATACAAAGCTGTTTGTGATCAAAAAATAGCTTCTTTTGCTGAATTGAAAGGAAAATCTACTAAGACCTCAACAGGCCTTCGATATGTAATTACCAAAAAAGGAACAGGCAAAAAACCAGCCGCAGGAACTACTGTCTATATTCATTATGCAGGATTTTTAGAAAATGGTATTTTGTTTGACACCAGTGAAGCAGAAACCGCCAAAACTTTTGGAAAATTCATTCCAGAAAAGGCAGCTGCCAATCAATATGTGCCAATTCCTTTTCAGGCTGGAAGTAAATCTGGTTTGATTCCAGGTTTTATTGAAGGAATTGAGAAAATGGCTATTGGCGACAAAGCAACTCTTTTTATACCATCTTATCTTGCATACGGCGAAGCTGGTGCTGGCGAAGTTATTCCGCCAAATGCCAATATCATTTTTGAAATTGAGCTAATGGACAAAATGTCGAATTAA
- a CDS encoding DHH family phosphoesterase, with translation MNTLDIQAIQLLLATPKKIAIIPHRGPDGDAMGSTLALYHFLIKNNHHPTVISPNEFPDFLAWMPGSETVKLYEKDKENSTKILEEAELVFTLDFNALHRAGEMEQVLEKLTVPFIMIDHHQWPDDYATYTYSDVAYGSTCEMVYNFIDFLGKKQDLDKTIATCIYTGILTDSGSFRFPKTTGTTHRIIAELIDLGVENTLIPTLLFDNSSYNRLQLLGRALQNMKVMEDNKTSYTTLTQEELNSFNYVKGDTEGVVNYGLSIKGIVFTAIFIENKEEEIIKISFRSQGNFDVNQFARDHFNGGGHINAAGGKSETSMEETINKFESLVQKLKI, from the coding sequence ATGAATACACTAGACATACAAGCGATACAGTTGCTATTGGCAACTCCAAAAAAAATTGCCATAATTCCTCATCGTGGTCCAGACGGAGACGCTATGGGTTCGACATTGGCGTTATATCATTTTTTGATAAAAAACAATCACCATCCTACTGTGATTTCCCCAAATGAATTTCCTGATTTTCTGGCTTGGATGCCGGGTTCCGAAACAGTAAAACTATACGAAAAAGACAAGGAAAACTCCACCAAAATACTGGAGGAAGCAGAACTGGTTTTTACTTTGGATTTTAACGCACTACACCGGGCGGGCGAAATGGAACAGGTTCTAGAAAAACTGACCGTTCCCTTTATCATGATTGACCACCATCAATGGCCGGACGATTATGCCACCTACACGTATTCGGATGTAGCTTATGGTTCTACCTGCGAAATGGTGTACAATTTCATTGATTTTTTGGGCAAAAAACAAGATTTAGACAAAACAATCGCAACTTGTATTTACACAGGAATCTTGACTGATTCAGGTTCATTTCGTTTTCCAAAAACCACTGGAACAACCCACCGAATTATCGCCGAATTGATTGACCTTGGTGTAGAAAACACTTTGATCCCAACCTTATTATTTGACAATAGTTCCTACAACCGTTTACAACTTCTTGGACGTGCTTTGCAAAATATGAAAGTGATGGAGGATAATAAAACCTCGTACACTACGTTGACACAAGAGGAATTAAACAGTTTTAACTATGTAAAAGGCGATACCGAAGGAGTTGTCAATTATGGTTTAAGCATAAAAGGAATCGTTTTTACAGCCATTTTCATCGAAAACAAAGAGGAAGAAATCATCAAAATCTCTTTCCGTTCCCAAGGTAATTTTGATGTCAATCAGTTTGCCCGAGATCATTTTAATGGCGGAGGACATATCAATGCCGCCGGAGGAAAATCAGAAACATCAATGGAGGAAACCATTAATAAATTTGAGAGTTTAGTACAAAAATTAAAAATATAA
- a CDS encoding RidA family protein, giving the protein MERKNILTGSPWEDKMGYCRAVRIGNIIEVSGTVAIVDGEKVKADDAYAQTLNILERVEKVLEDLNVGMKDVIRTRIFTTDVSTFEDVAKAHAIFFKDIKPTTGFYGINQLVAPEYLVEIELTAVVAE; this is encoded by the coding sequence ATGGAAAGAAAAAACATCTTAACCGGTTCACCTTGGGAAGACAAAATGGGATATTGCCGTGCAGTTCGCATTGGAAATATAATCGAAGTATCCGGAACTGTTGCAATCGTTGACGGCGAAAAAGTTAAAGCTGATGATGCCTACGCTCAAACTTTAAATATCCTTGAAAGAGTTGAAAAAGTACTGGAAGATTTAAATGTAGGCATGAAAGATGTAATCCGTACTCGAATTTTCACTACCGATGTTTCTACATTTGAAGACGTTGCAAAAGCACACGCTATTTTCTTTAAAGACATAAAACCAACCACTGGATTTTACGGCATCAACCAATTGGTAGCTCCTGAATATTTGGTTGAAATCGAATTAACCGCAGTTGTTGCTGAATAA
- a CDS encoding voltage-gated chloride channel family protein, producing MPITLKWILICCLIGIFSGSASAFFLVSLEFVTKVRAHNEWIIWMLPLGGLLIGYSYFYADSKIAKGNNLLLEEYNEPDKRVPFLMAPLVLLGTLITHFFGGSAGREGTAVQMGGAIADLCTPIFKLNHSERKTLMILGISAGFASVFGTPLAGAIFALEVVFFHKINLRSIVLSFLVAYIAYFTVEFWEIKHTHYSIPSVPEMDFTALFWIIIVSILFGLAALLFARSTHFWGKLFSKNIKYPPLRPFVGGIILALSIYFIGTTKYIGLGIPMIVDAFSLHNAPYDFILKILFTGFTLGAGFKGGEVTPLFFVGATLGSALSVIVPLPIALLAGMGFVAVFSGSTHTPIACTIMGIELFGLQSGVYIGIACIIAYFFSGSVGIYKSQILKGPKSILYQSIRKKGLKYL from the coding sequence ATGCCTATCACGCTCAAATGGATTCTCATTTGTTGTCTGATAGGCATTTTTTCAGGATCGGCATCAGCATTTTTCTTGGTTTCTTTAGAATTTGTAACCAAAGTCAGAGCTCATAACGAGTGGATTATCTGGATGTTGCCTCTTGGTGGTCTACTCATTGGTTATAGCTATTTTTATGCTGACTCCAAAATCGCAAAAGGCAACAATTTACTATTGGAAGAATATAATGAGCCTGATAAAAGGGTTCCCTTTCTGATGGCTCCACTGGTTCTTTTAGGAACATTAATCACGCATTTTTTTGGAGGATCTGCAGGACGTGAAGGAACTGCTGTACAAATGGGCGGAGCGATTGCCGATTTATGCACTCCTATTTTCAAACTTAATCATTCTGAGAGAAAGACACTAATGATTCTGGGAATTAGCGCAGGTTTTGCATCGGTTTTTGGAACACCGTTAGCGGGAGCAATCTTTGCTTTAGAAGTCGTTTTTTTTCATAAAATAAATTTAAGAAGTATTGTCCTTTCCTTTTTAGTAGCTTACATTGCTTACTTTACAGTTGAGTTTTGGGAGATAAAACATACTCATTATAGTATCCCATCAGTTCCCGAAATGGATTTTACCGCACTATTCTGGATAATTATTGTTAGTATTTTATTTGGGCTGGCAGCATTACTTTTTGCAAGAAGCACTCATTTTTGGGGCAAATTATTTTCCAAAAACATAAAATATCCGCCGTTAAGACCTTTTGTTGGCGGAATCATATTGGCTCTTTCGATTTATTTTATTGGAACAACAAAATATATAGGTTTGGGAATCCCCATGATTGTTGATGCTTTTAGTCTTCATAATGCACCTTACGATTTTATTCTAAAAATTCTCTTTACCGGATTTACGTTAGGAGCTGGATTCAAGGGAGGCGAAGTAACTCCATTATTTTTTGTGGGAGCTACTTTGGGAAGTGCATTGTCAGTAATTGTTCCTTTGCCAATTGCTCTTTTGGCCGGAATGGGATTTGTCGCAGTATTTTCGGGATCAACCCACACTCCTATCGCCTGTACTATTATGGGAATAGAACTTTTTGGTTTGCAAAGTGGAGTCTATATCGGTATTGCCTGCATTATAGCTTACTTTTTTTCCGGCAGTGTCGGTATTTACAAATCACAGATTTTGAAAGGTCCGAAATCTATTTTATACCAAAGTATTCGAAAAAAAGGATTGAAATACCTCTAG
- the gldI gene encoding gliding motility-associated peptidyl-prolyl isomerase GldI — protein MKYFKVLLIPFFTAVLLTGCKQHQEARRPVSQSSGSFMKQSIARNKKMIAGEEDQIKTVIKSDPSKKYIASKKGYWYYYETRNLADSLTPKKGDIALFDYEVKDLKGNIIYSQEELKPQVYKVDKQEIMMGLRDGIKLMRKKEKVHFLFTSHMGYGYHGDNNKIGTNQPLLCTVTLHDFMTEAKYNAQIQASAVPKIKPAVKQTIKDTLTN, from the coding sequence ATGAAATATTTTAAAGTATTGCTAATTCCTTTTTTTACAGCCGTTTTATTAACAGGCTGCAAACAACATCAGGAAGCCCGAAGACCTGTTTCACAATCGTCTGGAAGTTTCATGAAACAATCAATAGCCCGCAATAAGAAAATGATTGCCGGTGAAGAAGATCAAATTAAAACAGTAATAAAAAGTGACCCTTCCAAAAAATATATTGCTTCAAAGAAAGGCTATTGGTATTATTACGAAACCCGAAATCTTGCCGACAGCCTTACTCCAAAAAAAGGTGATATTGCCCTATTTGATTATGAAGTAAAAGATTTGAAAGGCAATATCATTTATTCCCAAGAAGAATTGAAACCTCAAGTCTACAAAGTGGACAAACAGGAAATCATGATGGGACTGAGAGATGGTATTAAACTCATGCGAAAAAAAGAAAAAGTACATTTCCTTTTCACTTCGCATATGGGATATGGCTATCATGGTGACAATAACAAAATCGGAACCAATCAGCCATTGCTATGCACCGTAACGCTACATGATTTTATGACTGAAGCCAAATACAATGCGCAAATTCAAGCTAGTGCTGTGCCAAAAATAAAACCAGCAGTAAAACAAACAATAAAAGACACTTTAACAAATTAA